The nucleotide sequence TTATGCACCCATGGGTCTCTAATATCTTGAATAAGCTTAAAACTCCCACCTGACTTTATTTTTGCTTCTGCTGCCCATCTATTAGCTTGAAAAGGATGCCCTGTAGCAATCACTACTTTCACATTATATTGCTCTACTACTTCTAGTATTTTAGGAACCAAGTATTTCCCCCAGTATTGAGCTTCATCATCGAACCAAAAAACACTTCTAATTTTATTTACCGCAAAAGAAAATAGTGAAGTTAACAAACGGTTTTTAAACTTTATAGAGGTTAGTTTATAAAATGGTTCAGACTTTACTTTATGTACAATAACATTTTCGTGGACTATAGGTACACTTCCTCTATCCACTGTTAATACATGAAGTTTATAGCCCATCTGACCAAGGTATTGAGTTAGATGAGCCCATCTATTCGCACCTACACCACTGAAAGGAGGATATTTATGAGCAATTATTATTAAATTAGTCATATATACTAAGCTTTCTCCGTCGGTTTTAACCACATTAGCTTCCATTTGTAGAGACAATAAACCCTCCAAATTACCGCCCAATCATTATGCTTATCGACAGTGTATTCTTGATATAAAAGTATTAGCGCAGAAGTATCAATAAAATCAAAAAGGCCATTTTTTTCAATGTCCTTAAAACAGGCATCTAATTCAGTTTTCATTTCGTTTTTTTGCCACAGCTCTTGGGGTGATGTAAAGCCTGTTTTATCTTTTCGATTCCTAACTTCATCCGCAAGATATTTAGTGCCGATATCTCGTAACTGAATTTTTGTGACTCCATTTTGAATGTACTCATCAGAATTCAAAGCAAATGCCCTTTTAACCAATCTAAAATCGAGGAATGGCAACCTTGATTCAAGTGAGAAGTGCATCGAATTTTTATCTTCATATCGTAAGTATTCTCTTAATGCACTAAAATTTAAATTTTTATAAAAGTTATTTTTTAGCTTACTTCTAAATGGCTTAGGGGGTTTGTCCCTCTTAAATGATTTATTAAAGAGCTTATACTTGTCTTTTCTTTGAAAACTCAATGACAAAATTGATTTAACTGAAACGCTAACAGCAGCCTTCCAAGATAAATTTTTATATCGTTTGAACGCTCTGAATTCATGAAATAGTTTTATAAATTTCAGCCTGTTCAAAAGGTCTAAGAAATAAGTATAATAATGCTCAGTGTAACCCGAAAATATTTCGTCTGCACCTTGACCATTTAGTAGCACTTTAACGTCTCCGGTCTGAGCCACTTCTTTGTAAATCAAATATTGAGATAATACTGATAAACTACGAAAAGGAAGCTCTTGAATATAAATTAACTCCTCTATATATTTGGATAAGTCATCAGCTTTTGGATAAACAAAATTTGGGGTGAACTTAAGGAGATCAGCTGTTTTATCGATATATTTTTTTTCAGAGAATTCTTCTTCTTTAAAAACAGCTGAGTATGAATTGAAATTATTCAATCCATGACTCTCATTTATAAGACCTACAATTAGAGATGAATCAATACCACCACTTAACAAGGAACCAATTTGGACGTCTGACCGCAAACGAATATCTATTGAGCTTTTTAAGAGTTCCTCAACATTACTTTTATTTGCACTTACAGATAGCTCCCGGCTATCCCAGAAAGTAAATTTATTTAAATCTCCGTTAAAAATTTCAATGTATTGCCCAGGTAAAACCTGTTTAACTTGTTTAAACATTGTATGTTCAGAATAGTCAGTTTCACTGTATCTGAGATATTGATATACTGCTTGATCATCAACTTCAGTTAACTCTTTTAACTCTGCAATAAACTTTATTTCTGAGGAGAAATGAACGGTTCCATTTTCTGTAGAGTAATAAAGTGGCTTTATTCCAAATTGATCCCTTGTCAATACGGTTTTTTTACTTTCAATATCATATATAGCTGCGGCCCACATACCATTAAATTTTTTAAAAGCACCGGATCCCCACATCACATATGCAGCAACGAAAACTTCTGTATCGGTTAAAGTATTAAACACAACACCTAACTTTTCAAGTTCCACCTTCAGCTCTAAGTAATTATAAATTTCACCATTATAAACAACAACATACTTACCCATACAAAAAGGTTGATGACCTGCAACTGTTAAATCTATAATACTTAATCTGCGATGAGATAACACAAGCTCGCATTCATTAATATCTCGTATATGGCCCAAGTGATTTAATTCACTAACTGTATCATCCCCTTTTAGCATAAATGAACCATCATTTGAGATTGCAAAAATCCCTTCATCGTCAGGTCCCCTGTGCGCAGTTTTCAAATGTGCTTTGTAGAAATTTTTTGCACAAATAGTGTCACTTATAGAGACAACCCCATTAATACCACACAAATTTATATTCCTTTTTAATTTTTATAAAACTTAACTAAACTATCAACGGTAGCTCTTGGAGGTTTACTAACTATTTCATTTGGGGTACCAACTAAGATAGTCAATAAACAATAATATTCTTTTTCTAAATTAAACTTTTGCCTATACTCATTTTGAGGTTTATCTAAGTGTTCGCTGGCATAACAACAACAACAGCCTAAACCGATACGCTTTGCTTCAAGTATAAAGTTTTGGGAGAACATCCCAACGTCAATAGCAGCTGAAAACTTCTCCGTATAGTTGCTTCTATTGTAATAAATAAACACTCTATATGCCGCAGCCGCAAACATGCTAGAGTTCAATGCACTTGATTCATTAGTCTTAGGCAAAGAGTTTTCGACCACAACGACTTTAAACGCTTGCCGATTACATGATGCAGGTGCTAACTGTGCAGTTTCTATACACTGATAAATTAATTTTTTTTCTGGCTTATCTTTAGACCAAAACCTAACCGATGGTACGCTGAATATATTTTCATTATTTAATTCTAATTGCCCAAATTGCACTATAGGTTCTTGATATTCTAACCAACGCTCATACTGTGCTAAAACATGCTCTGCCCACTTTAAAATTCTCGGTTGGTCTAATTCTCGTGTCTTGCACTCCTTCAATAACTTAGATACATACATTTTCCTTTCTAAGCCATGTTTTGCTTTATAAGGGTTTTTTATATTTTTATCTAACAAATGGGCTTCATGCTTAAGTTTAGCGACCAAGTAATCATTTGTAACTTTCGATAAGGGCTTAGCTGCTGCAAGCTGAAAGCATAAAGGGTTTAAAGTTTTAAACTTTAATGAGTCCATAAGCCCTTTTAGAATTTTTTTAAGCATATTAATATTTCACACTGAGGTTATTTGTCTTTCCAGACAATAAAAAAATGATGACTCTAGCAAAACCACCCGTACATTTAAATAATTTAATACTAATGGTTCTTTCAACTTTCATATTTAAAGAAATTATTTTCAAGCCGTTTACATAAATATTGTTTTCATCAATTTGATAACTGTCAAATTCGTTGATACGAATTGAGTACTCTATATTACAAGGTTCAGTTAATTGGTATAAAATTTCAAATTCATTTTGATGAAACTTAAAATGACATTGTATATTTAATGCTAAACTTTCTTTAGATTTCAATTTTTTTTTGAATAATCCAATCTTATCTGCATACCAACTCAGCTCTGTTGATTTTGATACTACTTCTAATTCATTTGATCGAACCAATTTGCTTTTTATAATTACTGCTGAATTATTTTTATATTTGAATACAGGATGAAAACCAACATGTAGAGGGCTTGAATAAAAAAAACGATTAGAAAAAAATCGAATATATTTTCTATAAATGCTTTCTTTAGGCGTTTTTATATAAGTGCTAAATGGTGTATGTGGTGCACAAAAGCCTCCTTTATAGTTCAGCAAAAACGGGATGCAAGGAAGATACCTCGAATCTTTCGGACGTAATTGAGAATCAAAATGCCCTATAGTGTTTAGAGATAACTCTAAATAGTTACTTTTAAACTTTAAAAAGCCACTAGCTATACTGTAAAAAAACCTCTCACTATTCACATTTACTTCATGCTTAACATTTCTCTTTTCTCGCAAAACAAGAGAAAGCATAATTTTTGATAATGCGTAATATTTATATACTATTGGATACATGTATGAATCATAACCGCATCTTTGCTGATTGTTATCCCAACTACCAAATACCAACTTTATATCATCAATATTTTCAGTAAAAAAACTAGCATAAATTTTATTAAGGAGGGACTCAAAATTTAGCTTACCACCAATTAATGACCATTGACTTAAGACCAATAATAGTGATGAATAGCCATATATTGTTTCAGGGGACCTTCCATAGCCACATGCTTCTAACTCATCGCTTGCTATTCTTGAAATAAAGGCAATGCCTCGTTCAATACAATCTAGAAACCGATTGTCACCTAATATAGTTACGCACAGTTGCAGTATTTGCATGTTGCGGCAATGATATGTCAAATCAGGGATGCCATTACCATCTAAGGTATAGCTGTCAAAAAGTACATCTTTACTTAGAATTGTTTTATTAACTATTGCACTTACGCCAAGTGGCACTTTAATATTAAAACCAATCTTAAGATTGATATAGTTAATATTAAAGTACCTAAGTAGATAATAATCTGATGCTTGAGCTTCAATTTCTTCAGTTAAAAAACAAGCATAACGTTCAAGTTCATTTTCAATTAACAATTTAATTGCAGTACATTCACAGACCCAGTGTGCAATGCAGAGTGATTCAATATTAAAATCAATACTAGTTACTACTGCTTTATCATCAAGATGATCTCTTAAGTACCCTAAGACTAGCTTAACTTCGTTTAACTGGGTTACACTGCGTTGTTGATTACTAACAAGTACAGCAGCCAATATAAAACTGCCATAGTGATATTGACTGATTAAATCGCTCGATAAGCTTCTATCAATTAGTGCACCACTTTCTACTTGAAAATACGTTTTTTTATATTGATTATAAATAGTATTCAAATACTTAAAATTTATCATAATAACTTAATTGAGCTTACTTGTAAGTCGTCTATAAACTTTATCTTTAAAGCTTCTACTAGAGGCGAGTGACATTGAGGTAAATATAATTAGACTAAGTAAAATTAACTTTATTACAAACAGTGTAATACCAATTACAAACATGTTTTCAAAAAACTTTATTAAAATTAAGAATACAGCACCAAGTAAAACTATTTTAATTATTGCAAGGTTGTCTAGAGTTATTTTATCTAATTTTTGAGATGAATAATATATAAAAACTGTATATGCAAACATACTTAATAATGTACTGTAAGCTGCTGCATACATACCATACTTAGGAATAAATAAATAATTTAAAGCAATGTTAATGAATGCTTGAAAGAATGCTGCTGCACTAATCAACCAAGTTTTATTATGAAAAGATATCACATTTGTGAATACTCGATAAACGCCACTAAAAATATAAACAGCTCCTAAAATAGGCACTAGCCGATAAGCCTCAACATAATCTAAATTAGTAAAATAAACTAATATTTCCTGTGAAAAGAGGACTAATGATAAATAAAACACTATACAAAACGTCAAATAACCGATGACAAAATTAGCCATATTATTTTTAGCGACGCTTTTATCATCAACTAAACCTGACATAGCTATAGGTCCCTGAACTTTTGTAACAGCATCATTTACTACATACATCAACATAGCTACTTGTGCTGCAATCGAATAAACCCCAACCTCACCTAACTTGTCATAATGTGCCAATATTAGTCTATCCGAGAACATAGCAATCCAACCAGCGGCTATATTCGGCACCAATGGTAAGCAAAATTTCAAACTCCTGGACAATACATTAAAATCAATATGGAACTTTAGCCATTTATTCTGAATTGAGAAATACATTAATACCAGAAATTGAAAAACAGCCATCCCACCTAATGCATATACTCTTGCTTCCCAACCAAATTGTGCAATTATCAATAAATATATAGTTAAAATAACAGTTATGATAGAAATAGTTATTTGAAAAATCGCCAACCTTTTAGCTAGCAGGTTAGCTCTCCAGATCAAAGTGACCATTATAGCGAGCTGACTA is from Colwellia sp. Arc7-635 and encodes:
- the asnB gene encoding asparagine synthase (glutamine-hydrolyzing), with translation MCGINGVVSISDTICAKNFYKAHLKTAHRGPDDEGIFAISNDGSFMLKGDDTVSELNHLGHIRDINECELVLSHRRLSIIDLTVAGHQPFCMGKYVVVYNGEIYNYLELKVELEKLGVVFNTLTDTEVFVAAYVMWGSGAFKKFNGMWAAAIYDIESKKTVLTRDQFGIKPLYYSTENGTVHFSSEIKFIAELKELTEVDDQAVYQYLRYSETDYSEHTMFKQVKQVLPGQYIEIFNGDLNKFTFWDSRELSVSANKSNVEELLKSSIDIRLRSDVQIGSLLSGGIDSSLIVGLINESHGLNNFNSYSAVFKEEEFSEKKYIDKTADLLKFTPNFVYPKADDLSKYIEELIYIQELPFRSLSVLSQYLIYKEVAQTGDVKVLLNGQGADEIFSGYTEHYYTYFLDLLNRLKFIKLFHEFRAFKRYKNLSWKAAVSVSVKSILSLSFQRKDKYKLFNKSFKRDKPPKPFRSKLKNNFYKNLNFSALREYLRYEDKNSMHFSLESRLPFLDFRLVKRAFALNSDEYIQNGVTKIQLRDIGTKYLADEVRNRKDKTGFTSPQELWQKNEMKTELDACFKDIEKNGLFDFIDTSALILLYQEYTVDKHNDWAVIWRVYCLYKWKLMWLKPTEKA
- a CDS encoding nitroreductase family protein → MLKKILKGLMDSLKFKTLNPLCFQLAAAKPLSKVTNDYLVAKLKHEAHLLDKNIKNPYKAKHGLERKMYVSKLLKECKTRELDQPRILKWAEHVLAQYERWLEYQEPIVQFGQLELNNENIFSVPSVRFWSKDKPEKKLIYQCIETAQLAPASCNRQAFKVVVVENSLPKTNESSALNSSMFAAAAYRVFIYYNRSNYTEKFSAAIDVGMFSQNFILEAKRIGLGCCCCYASEHLDKPQNEYRQKFNLEKEYYCLLTILVGTPNEIVSKPPRATVDSLVKFYKN
- a CDS encoding oligosaccharide flippase family protein; the protein is MTEKNKIHEGGHFQKYLKNTPWYLLSSFTTKAMGFILIPLFTNYLSVEEFGTLSSLESLGRILPIFISLYLDAAFNRFYYTERNASRKRVSILFSSHFWFILFWGGVVCFLTIILYPYITSDLTNVTLYTFLVVVFTQLFSQLAIMVTLIWRANLLAKRLAIFQITISIITVILTIYLLIIAQFGWEARVYALGGMAVFQFLVLMYFSIQNKWLKFHIDFNVLSRSLKFCLPLVPNIAAGWIAMFSDRLILAHYDKLGEVGVYSIAAQVAMLMYVVNDAVTKVQGPIAMSGLVDDKSVAKNNMANFVIGYLTFCIVFYLSLVLFSQEILVYFTNLDYVEAYRLVPILGAVYIFSGVYRVFTNVISFHNKTWLISAAAFFQAFINIALNYLFIPKYGMYAAAYSTLLSMFAYTVFIYYSSQKLDKITLDNLAIIKIVLLGAVFLILIKFFENMFVIGITLFVIKLILLSLIIFTSMSLASSRSFKDKVYRRLTSKLN